From Rhodococcus sp. B7740, one genomic window encodes:
- a CDS encoding alpha/beta hydrolase family protein, whose product MTSLTDWGRRIAVSVRALTHRTESAAHRRGVAPFLPRLFVDRFTHLGGISDAEFRRQLSECRSFDDDRWAPYWSTFADRYLARADEALSRLGAPASARLLDAPDPSALTALGEALESAATILADRGTVADPEAPARFVVEHPEASDAVVAMDGFIKAVVYDFVAAWPGGSPQRQRAYRRSSRLSEALLQAMAPTMGYDVEVLDIVLPGTTDRVHGVLALPIGATNMPTVLVSNGLEGTIAETLFPLLAQRDAGLATFVMEMPGTYSYSEPMTVASENVYSAVIDFLAADERIDAERLGIMGFSFGGYWAARMAAVDPRLKAVVSNGPLTHRSFGVLNAIGMPEVMLSTLSRTLGATSTAGLLRKVLKLSLQQLYREIGIPLLVINGARDTLASTRDSIDLAVAAPNAQLVLYADDDHCAMGNAEHWSLLSTRFLCEHLLAPSTK is encoded by the coding sequence GTGACATCGTTGACTGATTGGGGACGACGGATAGCGGTCAGCGTGAGGGCACTGACCCACAGGACGGAGAGTGCAGCACACAGGCGAGGTGTCGCGCCGTTTCTGCCACGGCTGTTCGTCGACCGCTTCACGCATCTCGGCGGAATATCGGATGCCGAGTTCCGGCGTCAGTTGTCGGAATGTCGTTCGTTCGATGATGACCGGTGGGCTCCCTATTGGTCGACTTTCGCCGACCGATACCTCGCGCGCGCAGACGAGGCCTTGTCCCGATTGGGTGCCCCCGCGAGTGCCCGGCTGCTCGACGCCCCCGACCCCTCAGCGCTGACGGCTCTGGGTGAGGCACTGGAATCAGCGGCGACGATTCTTGCCGATCGTGGCACGGTTGCGGATCCGGAGGCACCGGCACGTTTCGTCGTAGAGCACCCCGAGGCATCCGATGCGGTTGTTGCGATGGACGGATTTATCAAAGCAGTGGTGTACGACTTCGTCGCCGCGTGGCCTGGCGGGAGTCCACAACGCCAGCGTGCCTATCGGCGCTCGTCGCGCCTGTCGGAGGCGTTGTTGCAGGCCATGGCGCCGACGATGGGGTACGACGTCGAAGTGCTCGACATCGTCCTGCCCGGCACCACCGATCGAGTCCACGGCGTTCTCGCGTTGCCGATCGGTGCGACGAACATGCCGACGGTTCTGGTCTCGAACGGATTGGAAGGCACCATCGCCGAGACTCTCTTTCCTCTCCTGGCACAGCGCGACGCCGGTCTCGCGACCTTCGTCATGGAGATGCCCGGCACATACTCGTACAGCGAACCCATGACGGTGGCGTCCGAGAACGTGTACAGCGCGGTGATCGACTTTCTCGCTGCCGATGAGCGCATCGACGCCGAGCGGCTCGGCATCATGGGTTTCAGCTTCGGCGGCTACTGGGCGGCGCGCATGGCCGCAGTGGACCCTCGTCTGAAAGCGGTGGTGTCCAATGGGCCGCTAACGCATCGCAGTTTCGGTGTCCTCAATGCGATCGGCATGCCAGAGGTGATGCTGTCGACACTGAGTCGGACGCTCGGTGCCACCAGCACTGCCGGCCTGTTGCGCAAGGTGTTGAAACTCTCTCTGCAACAACTCTATCGGGAGATCGGCATCCCCCTGTTGGTGATCAACGGGGCCCGGGACACGCTGGCCAGTACCCGCGACTCGATCGACCTCGCAGTCGCTGCACCTAACGCCCAGCTGGTGCTCTACGCCGACGACGACCACTGTGCCATGGGCAATGCCGAGCACTGGTCGTTGCTCTCGACGCGCTTCCTCTGCGAGCATCTTCTGGCCCCGTCGACGAAATAG
- a CDS encoding DUF3558 domain-containing protein, giving the protein MRLVGGRLLAVVCASALVLTGCGGSTQGSPVASGDASTESTTMAAGPEPFDPCTIPKSAVTASGLDVSTERSDFAGIGTYPGWKNCTWDGPSGKPWYYLAVMSSKNSIDEYLNSPQNDRQVPVRVGSRDAVRYHAPYQSDLPDGCDIALDAGGNLIIFKLDTIGSEETVGDPCREVSRHASDLEAFLPK; this is encoded by the coding sequence ATGCGGCTGGTGGGTGGGCGTTTGCTCGCGGTGGTTTGTGCTTCGGCGCTGGTGCTGACGGGGTGTGGGGGCTCGACGCAGGGCAGCCCGGTCGCGAGTGGGGACGCCTCGACGGAATCGACGACGATGGCGGCCGGTCCGGAGCCATTCGATCCATGCACCATTCCGAAATCTGCCGTGACGGCAAGTGGATTGGACGTGAGTACCGAGAGATCGGACTTCGCGGGAATCGGGACTTACCCCGGCTGGAAGAACTGCACGTGGGACGGGCCGTCTGGAAAACCTTGGTACTACTTGGCGGTTATGTCATCGAAGAACTCCATTGACGAGTACCTGAACAGCCCGCAAAACGACCGACAGGTTCCCGTACGCGTCGGTTCACGCGATGCCGTTCGATACCACGCTCCTTACCAGAGCGACTTGCCTGACGGGTGCGACATTGCCCTCGACGCAGGCGGCAACTTGATCATCTTCAAGCTCGACACAATCGGATCTGAAGAGACCGTGGGAGACCCGTGCAGGGAAGTCAGCAGACACGCAAGCGATCTCGAAGCGTTTCTACCGAAGTGA
- a CDS encoding FAD-dependent oxidoreductase: MPHVVTQSCCSDASCVYACPVNCIHPTPDEPDFLTAEMLHIDPQSCVDCGACVSACPVDAIVPQAKLTEAQLPFLTINADFYKQERPPRPILAPVTPAASVSRDRQPLRVAIVGSGPSAMYAADELLTQPGVRVDVYDRLPRPHGLARLGVAPDHQKTRQVSRLFETISAQEGFTYHLGVEVGKDVTHDELMDTHHAVIYAVGASSDRELRIPGAELPGRSSATDFVAWYNGHPDHAHRTFDLSHERAVIIGNGNVALDVARILTMNPDSLAPTDIAPYALDALRHSAVREVVVVGRRGVAQSAFTVPEFAGLLTVPDIDLAIDRSELALDPVTVRLAATDDLPHAVAQKLQLLRHVDESPEHSDGRKRITLRYLLSPTRILGTDRVTGIEFDRMGLSADGDDVVRSTPTGDVESIDAGLVLTSIGYRGVALPGVPFDDRAGIIPNTGGRVLDESGGQTSVGSYVTGWIKRGPSGFIGTNKSCAQETVGHLVDDFNAGRLTDPIELPDTWPAGANRGTLRRSKDRLLALRRS, translated from the coding sequence ATGCCCCACGTCGTCACCCAGTCATGTTGCAGCGACGCATCGTGCGTCTACGCGTGTCCCGTCAACTGCATTCATCCCACTCCAGACGAGCCGGACTTCCTGACGGCGGAAATGTTGCACATCGACCCGCAATCGTGTGTCGACTGTGGCGCGTGCGTTTCGGCCTGTCCCGTCGACGCCATTGTGCCGCAAGCAAAACTGACCGAGGCCCAACTGCCGTTCCTGACGATCAATGCAGATTTCTACAAGCAGGAGCGCCCGCCGCGGCCCATCCTGGCACCGGTCACCCCTGCAGCCTCGGTATCGAGGGATCGTCAGCCGCTACGAGTCGCAATCGTCGGATCGGGACCGTCGGCCATGTACGCAGCGGACGAGCTGCTCACCCAACCCGGCGTTCGCGTCGATGTCTACGATCGACTTCCGCGGCCTCACGGCCTCGCCCGACTCGGCGTCGCACCCGATCATCAGAAGACACGTCAGGTGTCCCGGTTGTTCGAAACCATCTCCGCGCAAGAGGGATTCACCTACCACCTCGGCGTGGAGGTCGGCAAGGACGTCACCCACGACGAGTTGATGGACACCCACCATGCCGTGATCTACGCCGTCGGGGCATCATCGGATCGCGAGCTCCGCATTCCAGGAGCCGAATTGCCCGGGCGCAGTTCGGCGACCGACTTCGTCGCCTGGTACAACGGCCACCCCGATCACGCGCACCGCACCTTCGACCTTTCGCACGAACGTGCCGTCATCATCGGTAATGGCAACGTTGCACTCGACGTCGCGCGCATTCTGACGATGAATCCGGATTCGCTCGCCCCGACCGACATCGCACCGTATGCCTTGGACGCCCTGCGCCACAGCGCAGTTCGTGAAGTTGTCGTCGTCGGCAGACGCGGAGTTGCTCAGTCCGCCTTCACGGTGCCCGAGTTCGCCGGATTGTTGACCGTCCCCGATATCGACCTGGCCATCGATCGCAGCGAACTCGCACTCGATCCCGTCACCGTCCGACTCGCCGCGACCGACGACCTACCCCACGCCGTGGCACAGAAGCTGCAACTGCTTCGCCACGTCGACGAATCCCCCGAGCACAGCGACGGCCGCAAGCGAATCACTCTGCGCTACCTTCTCTCTCCCACCAGAATCCTGGGCACCGACCGCGTGACGGGAATCGAGTTCGACCGAATGGGCCTCTCCGCGGACGGCGACGACGTGGTTCGCAGCACTCCGACCGGCGACGTGGAGAGCATCGATGCCGGACTCGTCCTCACCTCCATCGGCTACCGCGGTGTCGCGCTTCCGGGAGTTCCGTTCGACGACCGGGCGGGCATCATTCCCAACACCGGCGGCCGTGTGCTGGACGAATCCGGCGGGCAGACTTCGGTCGGCAGCTACGTCACCGGGTGGATCAAGCGGGGTCCCTCGGGATTCATCGGCACCAACAAATCCTGCGCTCAGGAAACCGTCGGCCATTTGGTCGACGACTTCAACGCCGGTCGCCTGACGGATCCGATCGAGCTGCCCGACACCTGGCCTGCCGGGGCGAACCGGGGCACGCTACGACGCTCGAAAGACAGGCTGCTGGCCCTGCGCCGCTCCTGA
- a CDS encoding dicarboxylate/amino acid:cation symporter, translating to MSAPSATRTRRVPTWATAFGPQIVAGLVLGVVFGLIARSMPDAADGNDNWLVGTLSTIGSSYVKLLTVAVIPLVFTAIVSSIANLREVTNAARLAIQTLWWFAITAFIAVIIGIVIGLVAQPGSRTSAGAGSAGDPSSVGSWWSFLTGLVPSNFFALGAKTTVAESGTATTSLSFNILQLLVIAAAIGIAALKVGKKAEPFLAFNASLLAIVQKVLWWIIRLAPIGTAALIGNAVATYGWDAIGSLGVFTVSIYIGLAVVFFVVYPLIVRAHGLSVRNFYSGVWPATQLGFVSRSSIGTLPLTERVTERNLGVPREYASFAVPLGATTKMDGCAAIYPAIAALFVAQFYGIDLTITDYLLIIVVSVIGSAATAGTTGATVMLTLTLSTLGLPLAGVGLLLAVEPIVDMGRTAVNVTGQALVPTIVAKREGILDLERYNAPRNGDPFVDEEADVELAR from the coding sequence ATGTCTGCGCCCAGCGCTACCCGTACGCGCCGTGTCCCCACCTGGGCAACCGCGTTCGGTCCACAAATCGTTGCCGGTCTCGTGCTCGGTGTCGTGTTCGGGCTGATCGCTCGATCCATGCCCGACGCGGCCGACGGCAACGACAACTGGTTGGTCGGCACCCTCTCGACCATCGGTTCGAGCTACGTCAAGCTACTTACCGTCGCGGTCATTCCGCTGGTCTTCACGGCAATCGTCAGCTCCATCGCCAACCTCCGTGAAGTCACGAATGCTGCCCGCCTCGCCATTCAGACGCTGTGGTGGTTCGCCATCACGGCCTTCATCGCTGTGATCATCGGCATCGTCATCGGACTGGTCGCGCAGCCCGGATCGCGAACCAGCGCGGGAGCCGGCTCGGCAGGAGATCCGTCGAGTGTCGGGTCGTGGTGGTCGTTCCTCACCGGCTTGGTGCCGAGCAACTTCTTCGCTCTCGGTGCCAAAACCACGGTCGCCGAGAGCGGTACCGCAACCACATCATTGAGCTTCAACATCTTGCAGTTGCTGGTGATCGCCGCGGCTATCGGCATCGCGGCACTCAAGGTCGGCAAGAAGGCCGAGCCCTTCCTCGCGTTCAACGCCTCGTTGCTGGCGATCGTGCAGAAGGTGCTGTGGTGGATCATTCGCCTGGCACCGATCGGCACCGCCGCCCTCATCGGCAACGCAGTCGCAACCTATGGCTGGGACGCGATCGGTTCGCTGGGCGTGTTCACCGTGTCGATCTACATCGGCCTGGCTGTGGTGTTCTTCGTCGTGTACCCGTTGATCGTTCGCGCCCATGGCCTTTCGGTGCGCAACTTCTATTCGGGAGTGTGGCCGGCCACGCAGCTGGGCTTCGTGTCGCGCTCGTCGATCGGAACTCTGCCGCTCACCGAGCGGGTGACCGAACGCAACCTCGGCGTGCCGCGTGAGTATGCGTCGTTCGCGGTGCCACTCGGTGCGACGACGAAGATGGATGGTTGCGCGGCAATCTATCCCGCAATCGCAGCACTGTTTGTTGCTCAGTTCTACGGCATCGATCTCACCATCACCGACTACCTGCTGATCATCGTGGTATCCGTAATCGGTTCTGCTGCAACGGCAGGAACAACGGGTGCGACGGTCATGCTCACCCTCACGCTGTCGACACTCGGATTGCCATTGGCCGGTGTCGGTCTGTTGCTTGCGGTGGAACCGATCGTCGACATGGGACGCACCGCAGTCAACGTGACCGGTCAGGCATTGGTGCCGACCATCGTCGCCAAGCGTGAGGGAATTCTCGACCTCGAGCGCTACAACGCTCCGCGAAACGGTGACCCCTTCGTCGATGAGGAAGCGGACGTGGAACTCGCTCGCTGA
- a CDS encoding DUF998 domain-containing protein — protein sequence MQIRPAMIGALTIVLGALVVLVLDLLTAWQTPSHLRRTISEYGLGAQQWVFSIGVVLLAFGSALTLASAIRHRLTRPGAAASIFLTLWTVGLIAVVAVPKQDWSNDASLSLGGTIHRLGAAVAFVSIPVAVFAFSRPWLRDTVWAVRARVTMGLSVLSVVTLMPIVYALAVGATGSRPWYRVVTLGYVERVLVVAEVIALISLALWVWAAERRSLTSKPTRELRASQTV from the coding sequence GTGCAGATTCGACCGGCCATGATCGGAGCACTGACGATCGTGCTGGGCGCACTCGTGGTGCTGGTTCTCGATCTGCTCACCGCATGGCAGACGCCCTCCCATCTGCGCCGGACGATCAGCGAATACGGACTCGGCGCGCAGCAGTGGGTGTTCTCGATCGGCGTCGTACTGCTCGCATTCGGTTCTGCACTCACCCTCGCGTCCGCGATTCGACATCGTCTCACTCGGCCCGGTGCAGCCGCCTCGATCTTCCTCACGCTGTGGACCGTGGGGCTCATTGCCGTCGTCGCTGTGCCGAAGCAGGACTGGTCGAACGACGCCTCCCTGAGCCTCGGCGGGACGATCCACAGGTTGGGGGCTGCCGTGGCGTTCGTCAGCATCCCGGTCGCGGTGTTCGCGTTCTCGCGGCCCTGGCTTCGGGACACCGTGTGGGCAGTGCGCGCCCGCGTGACCATGGGACTCAGCGTGCTCTCCGTCGTGACACTGATGCCCATCGTCTACGCGCTGGCAGTGGGAGCAACCGGCTCGCGGCCTTGGTACCGCGTCGTCACACTCGGCTACGTGGAGCGGGTGCTCGTCGTCGCCGAAGTGATCGCATTGATATCGCTGGCGCTGTGGGTGTGGGCGGCAGAACGTAGGAGCCTCACCTCGAAGCCGACTCGGGAGCTGCGAGCCTCGCAGACCGTCTGA
- a CDS encoding SanA/YdcF family protein: MSTESKPRGLGRRLVGAFCAVVAALVAVVLASAGWVAYATAGKVYDVDDAPDAPVAIVLGAQVRDGKPMRFLAGRLDTAIALMAAGKIKAILVSGDADGNSGNEIQAMTDYLIEHGIDPSVIIGDDHGIDTYDTCARAKETFGVERGLIISQPLHVSRAVALCEDMDLDVDGVTAECIDCNTLAVVRNYARELLARPKAVLDLWSGRDPVVVSPPVDSLANITDR; this comes from the coding sequence ATGAGTACCGAATCGAAGCCCCGAGGATTGGGCCGGCGACTCGTCGGTGCCTTCTGCGCGGTCGTCGCGGCCCTGGTTGCCGTCGTTCTGGCATCGGCCGGTTGGGTGGCGTATGCGACGGCGGGGAAGGTCTACGACGTCGACGATGCGCCGGACGCGCCGGTGGCCATCGTCCTCGGTGCACAGGTACGCGACGGCAAGCCGATGCGATTTCTGGCCGGACGGCTCGACACGGCGATTGCCTTGATGGCAGCGGGGAAGATCAAGGCAATCCTGGTCTCCGGTGACGCGGACGGCAACTCCGGCAATGAGATTCAAGCCATGACCGACTACCTGATCGAGCACGGAATCGACCCCAGTGTGATCATCGGAGACGATCACGGCATCGACACCTACGACACCTGCGCCCGCGCAAAGGAGACGTTCGGCGTCGAACGGGGACTGATCATCAGCCAACCCCTCCACGTGTCGCGAGCAGTAGCGTTGTGTGAGGATATGGACCTCGACGTCGACGGAGTCACGGCCGAGTGCATCGACTGCAATACCCTTGCAGTGGTGCGTAACTACGCGCGAGAGTTGCTGGCGCGCCCCAAAGCGGTACTGGATCTGTGGTCGGGTCGCGACCCCGTGGTGGTGTCTCCGCCCGTCGATTCTCTTGCGAACATCACCGATCGATGA
- a CDS encoding ABC-F family ATP-binding cassette domain-containing protein, with amino-acid sequence MSWIRLNGVAKGYDQKVMLREVFFRLADGDRIGLIGRNGTGKTTLLQLLLGRETPDSGTVDVTEGARIGYFSQFSELDGDRSIQAELESLFGAVHAIETELAEVEAAIGGDLDEKQMYKLVDRQAELLDAMENSGGWTYHQQIDTVLSMLGFNAERRELPVDRLSGGWRNRAALAKILIEAPDVLLLDEPTNFLDVAGIAWLERWLRDFRGALLVVSHDRAFLEQVVTSIVEIENHHLQTYDGSYSEYVQQKQFRLKNLEREFSNEQQLLAYEQEAISDRKEAVKNPSGVLKRRLANIKKSKSPRPVDTVVTAIYGGLHVHDNLAEITGISKSYGEQRLFENISFTVHRGDRIAITGPNGCGKTTLVDILVGAEQPDSGKIKWKTKAPSFIYYNQVLADLDLDDTVSHSVNAMPGSLALTATKKEVHRFLTLLQFSEMDLKSKIGVLSGGQKARVALAQCLLFGAGVIVLDEPTNHLDLQSTQVLERALMAFPGAVILVSHDRFFVEKVAFRQLSFDGKGGVTEIAGVQMA; translated from the coding sequence TTGAGCTGGATTCGCTTGAACGGCGTTGCCAAGGGATACGACCAGAAGGTGATGCTGCGCGAGGTGTTCTTTCGTCTCGCCGACGGTGATCGCATCGGGCTGATCGGGCGCAACGGAACGGGCAAGACCACCCTGCTGCAGCTTCTTCTCGGGCGTGAGACACCCGATTCCGGAACCGTCGACGTCACCGAGGGCGCACGAATCGGATACTTCTCGCAGTTCTCCGAACTGGACGGCGATCGCAGCATTCAAGCGGAGCTCGAATCGCTGTTCGGCGCTGTCCACGCTATCGAGACCGAATTGGCCGAGGTCGAGGCCGCAATCGGAGGTGACCTCGACGAGAAGCAGATGTACAAGCTCGTCGATCGCCAAGCTGAACTGCTCGATGCCATGGAGAACAGTGGCGGCTGGACCTATCACCAACAGATCGACACGGTGCTGTCCATGCTCGGATTCAACGCCGAACGCCGCGAACTACCCGTCGATCGACTTTCCGGCGGCTGGCGCAACCGCGCAGCGCTGGCCAAGATCCTCATCGAGGCGCCCGACGTTCTGCTACTCGACGAGCCGACGAACTTCCTCGACGTGGCCGGCATCGCGTGGCTCGAGCGCTGGCTGCGCGACTTCCGCGGAGCCCTTCTCGTCGTCTCGCACGACCGCGCATTCCTCGAACAGGTCGTCACCAGCATCGTCGAAATCGAGAATCATCACCTCCAGACGTACGACGGTAGCTACTCGGAATACGTTCAGCAGAAACAGTTTCGACTCAAGAACCTCGAACGCGAGTTCAGCAACGAGCAACAGTTGCTGGCATACGAGCAGGAGGCGATCAGCGATCGCAAGGAAGCGGTGAAGAACCCCAGCGGGGTGCTCAAGCGTCGGCTCGCGAACATCAAGAAGAGCAAGAGTCCGCGTCCGGTCGATACGGTGGTCACTGCGATCTACGGCGGACTGCACGTCCACGACAACCTGGCCGAGATCACGGGCATCTCCAAAAGCTATGGCGAGCAACGACTTTTCGAGAACATCTCGTTCACCGTGCATCGCGGCGACCGTATCGCCATCACCGGACCGAACGGATGCGGCAAGACGACCCTCGTCGACATCCTCGTCGGTGCCGAGCAACCGGACAGCGGCAAGATCAAATGGAAGACCAAAGCGCCCTCGTTCATCTACTACAACCAGGTGCTCGCCGATCTCGATCTCGATGACACGGTGTCGCACTCGGTGAACGCGATGCCGGGTAGTCTCGCTCTGACGGCGACGAAGAAGGAAGTCCACCGCTTTCTCACGTTGCTGCAGTTCTCCGAGATGGACCTCAAATCGAAGATCGGCGTTCTGTCCGGTGGCCAGAAGGCGCGAGTGGCTCTGGCTCAGTGCCTCCTGTTCGGTGCGGGCGTCATTGTGCTCGACGAGCCCACCAACCACCTCGACCTACAGAGCACCCAGGTTCTCGAACGTGCCCTGATGGCGTTTCCCGGCGCGGTGATCCTGGTGAGCCACGACAGATTCTTCGTCGAAAAAGTGGCGTTCCGGCAGCTGTCGTTCGACGGCAAGGGCGGCGTCACCGAAATCGCGGGCGTGCAGATGGCGTAA
- a CDS encoding DUF2786 domain-containing protein yields the protein MHDRAARTLDEALDAAFENGWQPAELVHVTRQCAGGDATVVMVEAIGAHAARSSAERLAPGSWRDELSELHIDYAGGTTAERLRRWRSYNRRSSAQSWYTLLLVLGCATWLLPLETLLPPPTRWTTRTTPAGPRQAVDSKMLGRIRGLLAKAESTQFPAEAEALSAKAQDLMTRCAIDSALLDAGNHRSLVDDVVTRRIMVSNPYSKAKLLLLHCVCHANGTRTVWKKKYLLASVIGMPVDLDLCELLYTSLLVQSARALDEVAESPTTRTCSFRNAFLIAYAHRVGERLQDARKRATAAATQQHGSALVPILAKRSDAVDRVYAARYPATKTIRFSSNNAAGSYAGRAAAERADLTGGRERIDKSDLAS from the coding sequence GTGCACGACCGCGCAGCGCGAACACTCGACGAGGCTCTCGACGCTGCTTTCGAGAATGGTTGGCAGCCGGCCGAACTGGTGCACGTAACCCGCCAGTGCGCCGGAGGCGACGCCACTGTGGTCATGGTCGAGGCTATCGGCGCACACGCGGCGCGAAGCTCGGCGGAGCGCCTCGCTCCGGGTTCCTGGCGTGATGAATTGTCCGAGCTGCACATCGACTACGCAGGGGGCACGACGGCCGAGCGCCTTCGGCGGTGGCGGTCGTACAACCGACGATCGTCGGCGCAGTCGTGGTACACCCTTTTACTCGTACTCGGCTGCGCAACATGGCTGTTGCCCCTCGAGACACTCCTACCCCCTCCCACTCGATGGACAACACGCACCACACCTGCCGGTCCGCGGCAGGCCGTGGACTCGAAGATGCTCGGCAGGATACGAGGGCTGCTGGCCAAAGCCGAGTCGACGCAATTCCCCGCTGAGGCCGAGGCATTATCGGCCAAGGCCCAGGATCTGATGACCCGCTGCGCGATCGACAGCGCGCTTCTCGACGCGGGGAACCATCGCAGCCTGGTCGACGATGTCGTCACCCGTCGCATCATGGTGAGCAATCCGTACTCCAAAGCCAAACTGCTTCTGCTGCACTGCGTATGTCATGCAAATGGCACCAGGACGGTATGGAAGAAGAAGTACTTGCTCGCCAGCGTCATCGGCATGCCCGTCGATCTCGATCTGTGCGAGCTGCTGTACACCTCGCTGCTGGTCCAGTCGGCACGTGCACTCGACGAGGTCGCCGAATCTCCGACTACGCGCACATGCAGCTTCCGCAACGCATTCTTGATCGCATACGCCCATCGAGTCGGCGAACGACTCCAGGACGCACGTAAGCGAGCCACGGCGGCGGCAACACAGCAACACGGATCGGCTCTGGTGCCCATCCTGGCGAAGCGATCCGATGCCGTGGATCGTGTGTACGCCGCCCGGTATCCGGCGACGAAAACGATCAGGTTCAGCAGCAACAATGCGGCGGGATCGTATGCCGGCCGCGCTGCCGCCGAACGCGCCGACCTTACCGGTGGGCGCGAACGTATCGACAAATCCGATCTGGCCTCGTAG
- a CDS encoding AMP-binding protein: MTGLDTPLTPLRFLERATEVHPHKTAVVDGPRTFTYEEFAATVTRLAHALRASGVGHGDRVAYIASNSAELLFAHYAVPLAGAVLVAINTRLSPAEVRYICDHSGSVLLVGDSELLTGLGTDPIADSVREIVETPAVDGTYAKLPHTTRYDAFLERGSDDSLEWEVDDETSTITINYTSGTTGRPKGVMYTHRGAYLNSLGELHHQGFGIDTRYLWTLPMFHCNGWCTTWAVTAASGTHVCLRGVRGDAIWSAIDNGVDHLAGAPTVLTTLATAAEAHSLDRPLTIVTAGAPPSPTIIAKIRALGATLVHVYGLTETYGPYSVCEAKQEWLELDADEQARRLARQGVGMLTADRLRVVRDKPGPGGVLIDVEPDGGEMGEIVMRGNNVMKGYYNDTAGTTKAFAGGWFHSGDLGVMHPDGYVQLLDRAKDVVISGGENISTIEVEQALASHPAVADVAVIGVPDDKWGERPKAFVVLVPGADASEAELVAHVKSAIASYKAPRNVEFIVDLPKTSTGKIRKKELRDAEWGTSASKING; this comes from the coding sequence ATGACCGGTCTCGATACTCCCTTGACGCCCCTGCGCTTTCTCGAACGCGCAACGGAGGTCCACCCCCACAAGACCGCCGTGGTGGACGGGCCGAGGACATTCACCTACGAGGAGTTCGCCGCCACTGTCACTCGGCTCGCGCACGCACTGCGCGCGTCGGGTGTCGGCCATGGAGATCGGGTGGCCTACATCGCATCGAACTCGGCGGAGCTACTGTTCGCGCACTATGCGGTGCCGCTGGCCGGTGCCGTTCTGGTCGCGATCAACACCAGACTGTCGCCCGCCGAGGTTCGCTACATCTGCGATCACTCCGGTTCGGTTCTGCTGGTAGGTGATTCGGAGCTGCTGACCGGACTCGGAACGGATCCGATCGCCGACTCGGTCCGTGAGATCGTCGAAACACCCGCCGTCGACGGCACATACGCCAAGCTGCCGCACACCACTCGATACGACGCTTTCCTCGAGCGAGGCTCCGACGATTCGCTCGAGTGGGAGGTCGACGACGAGACCTCGACCATCACGATCAACTACACCTCGGGCACCACCGGTCGGCCCAAGGGCGTGATGTACACCCACCGCGGTGCTTACCTCAATTCCCTGGGCGAACTGCACCACCAGGGATTCGGTATCGACACCCGCTATCTATGGACGCTGCCGATGTTCCACTGCAACGGGTGGTGCACCACGTGGGCGGTCACAGCCGCGTCCGGCACACACGTATGCCTTCGCGGAGTGCGCGGCGACGCCATCTGGTCGGCCATCGACAACGGCGTCGATCACCTTGCCGGTGCGCCGACCGTGTTGACCACTCTCGCCACTGCTGCAGAGGCACATTCACTCGATCGACCGCTGACCATCGTCACAGCGGGAGCTCCTCCGAGCCCGACGATCATCGCCAAGATCCGAGCATTGGGAGCAACGCTCGTACACGTCTACGGCCTCACCGAAACCTACGGTCCCTATTCGGTGTGCGAGGCAAAGCAGGAGTGGCTCGAACTGGACGCCGACGAACAGGCTCGTCGTTTGGCCAGACAGGGAGTCGGCATGCTCACTGCGGACCGTCTGCGCGTGGTACGCGACAAGCCCGGTCCCGGTGGAGTGTTGATCGACGTCGAACCCGACGGCGGCGAAATGGGCGAGATCGTCATGCGCGGCAACAACGTCATGAAGGGGTATTACAACGACACCGCCGGAACGACGAAGGCTTTCGCGGGCGGCTGGTTCCATTCCGGTGACCTCGGGGTGATGCATCCCGACGGCTATGTTCAGTTACTCGATCGCGCCAAGGATGTCGTCATATCCGGCGGCGAGAACATTTCGACGATCGAGGTGGAGCAGGCGCTGGCGAGCCATCCTGCCGTCGCCGATGTTGCGGTCATCGGGGTTCCCGACGACAAGTGGGGAGAGCGACCGAAGGCGTTCGTGGTGCTGGTGCCCGGCGCGGACGCCTCGGAAGCCGAGCTCGTGGCGCACGTGAAATCGGCCATCGCGTCGTACAAAGCCCCGCGCAACGTCGAATTCATCGTCGACCTGCCGAAGACATCGACCGGCAAGATCAGAAAAAAGGAGCTGCGCGACGCCGAGTGGGGCACGTCCGCGTCGAAGATCAACGGGTAG